In Flavobacterium sp. N3904, one DNA window encodes the following:
- the gatB/aspS gene encoding bifunctional amidotransferase subunit GatB/aspartate--tRNA ligase AspS, producing the protein MELEQLTAAIKAHDLELVIGLETHVRLNTKTKLFCSCPNQEIETPNENICSVCTGQMGVLPALNKEAITKAIYFGKAVGSSFSNEVISWDRKHYEYPDNPKNIQITQFHNPIIPDGQVSCYRNDGSQFTVNLTQVHIEEDAAKLMHEKKISLVDFNKAGVPLIEIVTEPCIRNIEDASTYAQYIQRIVQNLGISEANLEKGEFKSDVSVSLRKKHSYELNPRTEIKNLNSFKFMVEALKEEVEKQFNYFIEHKEFRPDQTTVLWDADLKQTKVMRKKEFEADYRFISEPDLPFVNIKNEIESIKVDTSALPYAVESILINGGVLPQDAKFFTADKLRSETFVEINNEIKDPSFVAKTLANNIKAEDYAEIHSIAHLTDIFKLFKAEKITAVLVQNAITGYLKDRTFDYNKYFEENTISEEKVQEVIAKIISENEAVANDIKTGDQGKAGILVGKVLGIIGKGANGKVIRQIILDKLGADAVLEKEQASEKDSKEIIAENKETQEETLPEIPIIIKDTYRTHKISQLSEENIQQEVILSGWVASVRDHGELMFIDLRDSSYEIFQVRISRESFPNIDELVKLKPESVISVTGKVVGRNEDDYNAGLRTGKIELETSVLEILNLSKTLPFEIKRAAKTNEAIRFQYKFLDHRNEEVRRAIVNRHKVIKLLRDILDEEEFLEIETPILSAGTDEGAREFIVPTRKQAGFFYTLPQAPQQFKQMLMVSGYEKYFQIARCFRDEDSRGDRQPEFTQLDMEMAYASMQQIIDLNTKMFNEVVKKIYGNKWILRPFEVITYKDAMDFYGCDRPDLRYGLKMQDITDIVKDTTFQVFSKPIEDGGIVKCIKVSAKEQGNKRMSKGQIENLTAIAQQHGLGGLAYIIVNEDELQSPIIKFLGEDIAAGIIKATDAQIGDIVFFSAADYATANKALDAVRQEMGKILNLINPKELCPAWVIDFPMFERTDEGRWTFTHNPFSMPAIYDLEKHMKGDDEEIGTIIAQQYDIILNGYEIGGGSVRAHKSEILEATYRNMGYNKEEMLKSVGTMHKAFQYGAPPHGGIAWGIDRLMMILEKKASIREVMAFPKTGTSEDLLFGAPSLLSDKKVEEMNVRIMR; encoded by the coding sequence ATGGAATTGGAGCAATTAACTGCGGCTATAAAAGCCCACGATTTAGAATTGGTAATTGGACTGGAAACTCACGTTCGATTAAATACCAAAACCAAGTTGTTTTGTTCTTGTCCAAATCAAGAAATAGAAACACCAAACGAAAATATATGTTCGGTTTGTACTGGGCAAATGGGCGTTTTACCGGCCTTAAATAAAGAAGCAATTACAAAAGCGATTTATTTTGGAAAAGCTGTCGGTTCGTCATTTAGTAATGAAGTAATATCTTGGGATAGAAAGCATTATGAATATCCCGACAATCCAAAAAATATTCAGATAACGCAATTTCACAATCCGATTATTCCTGACGGACAAGTTTCTTGTTATAGAAATGATGGTTCACAATTTACTGTAAATTTAACTCAGGTTCATATTGAAGAAGATGCTGCAAAATTGATGCACGAAAAGAAAATTTCGCTAGTCGATTTTAACAAAGCAGGTGTGCCGTTGATTGAAATTGTTACGGAACCTTGTATTAGAAATATTGAAGATGCTTCGACTTATGCTCAGTATATTCAACGTATCGTTCAGAATTTAGGAATCTCTGAAGCGAATTTGGAAAAAGGAGAATTCAAATCGGATGTTTCGGTGTCTTTGCGTAAAAAACACAGTTACGAATTAAATCCAAGAACGGAAATCAAAAACTTGAACTCGTTTAAGTTTATGGTGGAAGCTTTAAAGGAAGAAGTAGAGAAGCAATTCAATTATTTTATAGAGCATAAAGAGTTTCGACCTGATCAAACGACTGTGTTATGGGATGCTGACTTAAAGCAGACCAAAGTAATGCGTAAAAAAGAATTTGAAGCCGATTACCGTTTTATTTCGGAACCAGATTTGCCTTTTGTAAATATAAAAAATGAAATTGAATCTATTAAAGTCGATACTAGTGCTTTGCCTTACGCAGTGGAATCTATTTTAATTAACGGAGGAGTTTTGCCCCAAGACGCTAAGTTTTTTACGGCAGATAAGTTGCGTTCAGAAACATTTGTAGAAATAAATAACGAAATCAAAGATCCTTCGTTTGTTGCTAAAACTTTAGCAAACAATATAAAGGCTGAAGATTATGCTGAAATTCATAGTATTGCTCATTTAACGGATATTTTTAAATTATTTAAAGCCGAGAAAATCACTGCGGTTTTAGTTCAAAATGCGATTACAGGTTATTTGAAAGATAGAACTTTTGACTACAACAAGTACTTTGAAGAAAATACGATTTCAGAAGAGAAAGTACAAGAAGTTATTGCAAAAATAATTTCAGAAAATGAAGCCGTTGCCAATGACATTAAAACAGGAGATCAAGGAAAAGCTGGTATTTTAGTTGGTAAGGTTTTAGGAATTATTGGAAAAGGAGCCAATGGAAAAGTAATTCGTCAGATTATTTTAGATAAACTTGGAGCTGACGCTGTATTAGAAAAAGAGCAAGCTTCTGAAAAAGATTCCAAAGAAATTATTGCAGAAAATAAAGAAACTCAAGAAGAGACTCTTCCTGAAATTCCGATTATTATAAAGGATACTTATAGAACGCATAAAATTTCGCAATTATCCGAAGAAAACATCCAACAAGAAGTGATTTTGTCTGGTTGGGTTGCCAGTGTTCGTGACCACGGTGAATTGATGTTTATTGATTTACGTGATTCCAGTTATGAGATTTTTCAAGTGCGAATCAGCAGGGAATCATTTCCTAATATAGATGAGTTAGTGAAATTAAAACCGGAATCGGTTATTTCAGTAACTGGTAAAGTTGTTGGTCGTAATGAAGATGATTATAATGCAGGATTACGTACAGGTAAAATTGAATTGGAAACTTCAGTTTTAGAAATTTTAAACTTGTCTAAAACATTGCCTTTTGAAATTAAAAGAGCTGCCAAAACGAACGAAGCTATTCGTTTTCAATACAAGTTCTTAGATCATAGAAATGAAGAGGTAAGAAGAGCAATCGTAAACCGTCATAAAGTAATTAAGTTATTGCGTGACATTTTAGACGAAGAAGAGTTTTTAGAAATTGAAACTCCTATTTTAAGTGCAGGAACTGATGAAGGAGCACGTGAATTTATTGTTCCTACACGTAAACAAGCCGGTTTCTTTTATACATTGCCACAAGCTCCTCAGCAGTTTAAACAGATGTTGATGGTGAGTGGGTATGAAAAGTATTTTCAAATTGCGCGTTGTTTTAGAGATGAAGATTCTCGTGGAGATCGTCAGCCGGAATTTACGCAATTGGATATGGAAATGGCCTACGCTAGTATGCAGCAGATTATAGATTTAAATACCAAAATGTTTAATGAAGTAGTGAAGAAAATCTATGGCAACAAATGGATTTTACGTCCGTTTGAAGTGATTACATACAAAGATGCGATGGATTTCTACGGTTGTGATAGACCGGATTTGCGTTATGGCTTAAAAATGCAAGACATTACAGACATTGTAAAAGATACGACTTTTCAGGTATTTAGTAAGCCTATTGAAGATGGTGGAATTGTAAAATGTATCAAGGTTTCTGCTAAAGAGCAAGGGAATAAGCGAATGTCTAAAGGTCAAATCGAAAATCTTACGGCTATTGCTCAGCAGCACGGTCTGGGTGGATTGGCTTATATTATTGTAAATGAAGATGAATTGCAATCTCCAATTATTAAGTTTTTAGGTGAAGATATTGCTGCTGGAATTATCAAAGCAACAGACGCACAAATAGGTGATATTGTATTCTTTTCAGCGGCAGATTATGCTACTGCCAACAAAGCTTTGGATGCTGTTCGTCAAGAAATGGGTAAAATATTAAACTTAATCAATCCGAAGGAATTGTGTCCGGCTTGGGTAATTGATTTCCCAATGTTTGAAAGAACAGATGAAGGTAGATGGACATTTACACATAATCCATTCTCTATGCCTGCGATTTACGATTTAGAAAAGCACATGAAAGGCGATGACGAGGAAATAGGAACAATTATAGCACAACAATACGATATAATCTTGAACGGTTACGAAATAGGTGGAGGATCTGTTCGTGCACATAAATCGGAGATCTTAGAAGCGACTTATAGAAATATGGGTTACAATAAAGAAGAAATGCTGAAAAGCGTAGGAACGATGCACAAGGCTTTTCAATACGGCGCACCGCCTCACGGAGGAATTGCGTGGGGAATTGACCGTTTGATGATGATTTTGGAGAAAAAAGCATCCATTAGAGAAGTTATGGCTTTCCCAAAAACAGGAACCAGCGAAGATTTATTATTTGGCGCACCCTCTCTTTTATCGGATAAAAAAGTAGAAGAAATGAATGTTCGAATTATGAGATAA
- a CDS encoding TonB-dependent receptor → MFSTSPPSEGFGGRILVGILLLLLSQLSFAQNKQENIGTEVVNVVKPYTPTISDAFKVKEVPVITTEENAKKENVKYSILPFPVASTFSPSKGNAEGVEKAKQIQLFKNYAALGIGNYGTLNAELYVTDNLNNNEYVGGMFRHQSSQGGIKNVVLEDSFYDTAIDLIYGSNEEDLAWNIKAGYQNQIFNWYGLPSSFVGPSASPAAIALVDNINPQQSYNTISASGSIALEEGVLSMADLNFNHFSDAYGSSENRFFAEPTVKFDVMDEAIQTKISVDYVGGSFKSNYDGTNTAALKYGFTNIGIVPSFVMKKEDWTIDIGAGFVYSMDNENKSNKFYIYPSVTASLKVVGDLMIFYSGAIGNLEQNSYKDFVDGNPFLSPTLTIMPTNEMYNMFGGLKGKLASTISYDIKGSYTYDENKALYLSNNFNENPTNANYAFGNSLQVVYDDMKIIRFYGELKADLTKSVTVEVDGTFSSYSNKIQTEAWNLPAIQLNSTLDFAVTEKWFAGVNLFYVGERKDQQLNTDIVYVTPPSPITLASYFDLNANVRYKYSERFTTYLKLNNITNNGYQKWLNYPVQGFQVLLGANYKFDF, encoded by the coding sequence ATGTTCTCAACTTCCCCACCTTCGGAAGGGTTTGGGGGGAGGATTTTGGTGGGAATTTTGCTCCTATTACTTTCTCAATTGTCTTTCGCTCAAAACAAGCAGGAAAACATTGGAACAGAAGTCGTAAATGTCGTGAAGCCTTATACACCAACAATCTCTGATGCTTTCAAAGTAAAAGAAGTTCCGGTGATTACAACCGAAGAGAATGCCAAAAAAGAAAATGTTAAATATTCTATTTTGCCTTTTCCTGTAGCTTCAACTTTTTCTCCTTCCAAAGGAAATGCAGAAGGAGTAGAGAAAGCAAAACAAATACAGTTGTTTAAGAATTATGCAGCCTTGGGAATTGGAAATTATGGCACCTTAAATGCCGAATTATATGTAACGGACAATCTTAATAATAATGAATATGTAGGCGGAATGTTTCGTCATCAATCTTCGCAAGGAGGAATAAAAAATGTGGTTCTTGAAGATTCATTTTATGACACGGCTATCGATTTGATTTATGGTTCAAATGAGGAAGATTTGGCATGGAATATAAAAGCCGGTTATCAAAATCAAATTTTCAATTGGTATGGTTTGCCTTCCAGTTTTGTAGGTCCTTCGGCATCGCCAGCAGCTATTGCTTTGGTTGATAATATCAATCCACAACAATCGTACAACACAATTTCTGCTAGTGGGTCAATCGCTTTGGAAGAGGGGGTTTTAAGTATGGCTGATTTGAATTTTAATCATTTTTCAGATGCTTATGGTTCCTCTGAAAATCGATTTTTCGCTGAACCTACTGTGAAATTTGATGTTATGGATGAAGCCATTCAAACCAAAATCAGCGTCGATTATGTTGGTGGTAGTTTTAAAAGTAATTATGACGGAACCAATACGGCAGCTTTAAAATATGGGTTTACCAATATTGGAATTGTTCCGAGTTTTGTAATGAAGAAAGAAGATTGGACAATAGATATTGGAGCAGGCTTTGTTTATAGTATGGATAATGAAAATAAAAGCAATAAGTTTTACATCTATCCATCGGTAACGGCTTCGCTAAAAGTTGTTGGCGATTTGATGATCTTTTATTCTGGAGCAATAGGGAATTTAGAACAAAATTCATATAAGGATTTTGTTGATGGGAATCCGTTTTTGTCTCCAACTTTAACTATTATGCCTACCAATGAAATGTACAATATGTTTGGAGGTTTAAAAGGAAAATTGGCAAGTACAATCAGTTATGATATAAAAGGTTCCTATACTTATGATGAAAACAAAGCCTTGTACTTGAGTAATAATTTCAACGAAAACCCCACCAATGCCAATTATGCTTTTGGGAATTCCTTGCAGGTGGTCTATGATGATATGAAAATCATTCGTTTTTATGGTGAATTAAAAGCCGATTTAACCAAAAGTGTTACCGTTGAAGTCGATGGAACTTTTAGCAGTTATAGCAATAAAATACAAACCGAAGCTTGGAATTTACCAGCTATTCAGTTGAATTCGACCTTGGATTTTGCCGTAACCGAAAAATGGTTTGCAGGCGTTAATTTATTTTATGTTGGAGAACGAAAAGATCAACAGCTGAATACCGATATTGTTTATGTTACACCTCCCAGTCCTATAACATTAGCAAGTTATTTTGATTTGAATGCCAATGTTAGGTACAAATACAGTGAAAGGTTTACGACTTATTTAAAACTAAATAACATTACAAATAATGGATATCAAAAATGGTTGAATTATCCTGTTCAAGGTTTTCAGGTATTATTGGGGGCAAATTATAAATTTGATTTTTAG
- a CDS encoding Asp-tRNA(Asn)/Glu-tRNA(Gln) amidotransferase subunit GatC, which translates to MSKTMTVDILSSIKGAQPSESVNKLFDVIKNALPSNNNTANNVNRNCVSVNNLREDVVIESSAIEKQIILENFPNKKNGFLVVAKVIEG; encoded by the coding sequence ATGAGCAAAACGATGACAGTCGACATATTGTCGAGTATTAAAGGAGCACAGCCTTCTGAGAGCGTGAACAAATTATTTGATGTAATTAAAAATGCACTTCCTTCAAATAATAATACTGCAAATAATGTCAATCGTAATTGTGTGTCTGTAAATAATTTAAGAGAAGATGTTGTGATAGAGAGTTCGGCTATTGAGAAGCAAATAATTTTGGAAAACTTCCCGAACAAGAAAAATGGTTTTTTAGTTGTTGCTAAAGTTATAGAAGGATAA
- a CDS encoding amidase has product MDSQIKKIHQQLVSKQITCTALVQEKLDLLKQNTYNSVNSLLETSALELASKVDAKIANGETIGLLEGIPFGIKDVYMLQGTYATASSELLKNYKSPYTATAIQKLLDAGAIPLVKENCDSFGHGSSSENTIFGAVKNAIDPTLVAGGSSGGSAVNVAKEYTVFSIGGDTGGSIRQPAGYNHIYGFKPTYGRISRFGLMAYASSTDCVGPLAKSIEDIRIVLNVMSGKDPKDQTSITSNEISEEAIATSTVKTIGYFKNFIESDAIDSQIKADFLATIVKLKAKGIAVKELDFFKSDILVSTYYTLAMAETASNLSRLDGTNYGNRIEAENLIETYAVTRSENFSEETKRRIVGGNQVLSQGFSDEIYLKGLALRDQISENFSKDFQEVDIILSPVTPSTPPKIGDSLKDPLAMYLSDAYTVGFSLGQLPTLTVPQGTSTGLQITAAKNNDELVLKFANFLKDTI; this is encoded by the coding sequence ATGGATTCTCAGATAAAAAAAATACACCAGCAATTGGTGTCAAAACAAATAACTTGTACAGCTTTGGTACAAGAAAAATTAGACCTACTCAAACAAAATACGTATAATTCAGTAAATTCTTTGTTGGAAACTTCGGCTTTAGAGTTGGCCTCTAAAGTGGATGCTAAAATTGCAAACGGAGAAACAATTGGTTTGTTAGAAGGAATTCCTTTTGGAATTAAAGATGTATATATGTTGCAAGGAACTTACGCTACTGCAAGTTCTGAGTTGTTGAAAAATTATAAATCGCCTTACACTGCGACTGCAATTCAAAAATTATTGGACGCAGGTGCTATTCCATTAGTAAAAGAAAACTGTGATAGTTTTGGTCATGGATCTTCTAGCGAAAACACGATTTTTGGCGCTGTAAAAAACGCAATTGATCCCACATTAGTTGCAGGAGGTTCAAGTGGTGGATCTGCAGTTAACGTTGCAAAAGAATATACTGTATTTTCAATTGGTGGAGATACTGGAGGTTCAATTCGTCAGCCTGCTGGTTATAATCATATTTATGGTTTCAAACCAACTTATGGAAGAATTTCCAGATTTGGTCTTATGGCTTATGCATCTTCTACGGATTGTGTTGGCCCATTGGCTAAATCAATTGAAGATATCCGAATTGTATTGAATGTAATGAGCGGAAAAGATCCAAAAGATCAAACTTCAATTACTTCAAATGAAATTAGTGAAGAGGCAATTGCAACTTCAACTGTTAAAACAATTGGGTATTTCAAAAACTTTATTGAAAGCGATGCAATTGATAGTCAAATAAAAGCTGATTTTTTAGCTACTATCGTAAAACTGAAAGCTAAAGGAATTGCAGTAAAAGAATTGGATTTTTTCAAATCGGACATTTTAGTTTCAACTTATTATACGTTGGCAATGGCGGAAACGGCTTCTAATTTATCTCGTCTCGACGGTACAAATTATGGTAACCGTATTGAAGCGGAGAATTTAATAGAAACTTATGCAGTGACGCGTTCTGAAAACTTTTCAGAAGAAACTAAACGCAGAATTGTAGGAGGAAACCAAGTATTGTCACAAGGTTTTTCAGATGAAATATATTTAAAAGGATTGGCTCTAAGAGATCAGATTTCTGAAAACTTCAGCAAAGATTTTCAAGAAGTAGATATCATTTTATCTCCGGTTACACCAAGTACTCCGCCTAAAATTGGAGACAGTTTGAAAGATCCTTTGGCGATGTATTTGTCGGATGCCTATACGGTAGGTTTTAGTTTAGGACAATTGCCAACTTTAACTGTGCCGCAAGGAACAAGCACTGGATTGCAAATTACTGCAGCAAAAAATAATGATGAATTAGTGTTGAAGTTTGCTAACTTCTTAAAAGATACAATATAA
- a CDS encoding amidohydrolase, translated as MKKIFFLFSLILLISCNQKNKIAVDSILTNATIYTVNKDFGKASAMAIDKGKIVAVGSNDEISEAYESENTIDAKGKFVYPGLYDAHCHFYSYGLSLQEVDLRGTKSMAEVIDKIKKFQKEKNPKFIVGNGWDQNDWDTKKFPTKADLDRDFPDFPVVLNRIDGHAIIVNSVVLKLAGITKDTKAVGGQIEIENGEPTGILIDNPMELVFKVIPKPSRKTQIAAILDAEKVMFDYGLTTVSDAGLDPDIINLMDSLQKAKALKINIYAMVTANQKNIDLYLKKGIYKTDNLNVCSFKMYGDGALGSRGACLHRPYSDSPKQYGALLSSISDLKSIAQQIANSPFQLNTHAIGDSANTVILKIYKEVLTGKKDRRWKIEHAQVIQESDFDYFKLGIIPSVQPTHATSDMYWAGERLGKERLKNAYAYKKLLQKAGVIALGTDFPIEEVNPMLTFHAAVARKDSKNFPKGGFQMENALTREETLKGMTIWAAYSNFEEKEKGSLEVGKWADFVLFDQDIMNVDENQIVKLKPTQVFLKGVKVK; from the coding sequence ATGAAGAAAATTTTTTTTCTGTTTTCATTGATTTTATTGATTTCCTGTAATCAAAAAAATAAAATTGCGGTCGATTCTATTCTTACGAATGCTACTATTTATACGGTAAACAAAGATTTTGGTAAAGCCTCGGCTATGGCAATCGATAAAGGCAAAATTGTGGCTGTTGGTTCAAACGATGAAATTTCAGAAGCTTATGAATCTGAAAATACTATTGATGCAAAAGGGAAGTTTGTGTATCCGGGTTTGTACGATGCACATTGTCATTTTTATAGTTACGGATTAAGTCTGCAAGAAGTTGATTTGCGAGGAACCAAAAGCATGGCGGAAGTAATTGATAAAATCAAGAAATTTCAAAAAGAAAAAAATCCTAAATTTATTGTTGGGAATGGATGGGATCAAAATGATTGGGATACAAAGAAGTTTCCAACAAAAGCAGATTTAGATAGGGATTTTCCTGATTTTCCTGTGGTGTTGAACCGAATCGATGGTCATGCAATTATTGTAAATAGTGTTGTTTTGAAATTGGCAGGTATTACCAAAGACACAAAAGCTGTTGGTGGTCAAATTGAAATTGAAAATGGAGAGCCGACCGGTATTTTAATTGATAATCCGATGGAATTGGTTTTTAAAGTAATACCTAAACCAAGTAGAAAAACACAAATCGCCGCGATATTGGATGCCGAAAAAGTGATGTTTGATTATGGATTGACAACCGTTAGTGATGCCGGTTTGGATCCAGATATTATTAATTTGATGGACAGTCTTCAAAAAGCAAAAGCCTTGAAAATTAATATTTATGCCATGGTTACGGCAAATCAAAAAAATATTGATTTGTATCTGAAAAAAGGAATTTATAAAACAGATAATTTGAATGTTTGCTCTTTTAAAATGTATGGAGACGGAGCTTTAGGTTCCCGCGGCGCCTGTTTGCACAGACCGTATTCGGATAGTCCAAAACAATATGGAGCTTTACTTTCGTCTATTTCGGATTTGAAATCTATAGCGCAACAAATCGCTAATTCTCCTTTTCAATTGAATACACATGCCATTGGAGATTCGGCCAATACTGTTATTTTAAAAATATACAAAGAAGTGTTGACGGGTAAAAAAGACAGAAGATGGAAAATTGAACACGCACAAGTGATTCAAGAATCCGATTTTGATTATTTTAAATTAGGAATTATTCCTTCTGTGCAGCCCACTCATGCCACATCCGATATGTATTGGGCAGGAGAAAGATTGGGTAAAGAAAGATTGAAAAATGCCTATGCGTACAAAAAGTTGCTTCAAAAAGCGGGAGTCATCGCTTTAGGAACCGATTTTCCTATAGAAGAAGTGAATCCGATGTTGACTTTTCACGCTGCTGTAGCTAGAAAAGACAGCAAGAACTTTCCAAAAGGTGGTTTCCAGATGGAAAATGCATTGACTAGAGAGGAAACTTTAAAAGGGATGACCATTTGGGCAGCTTATTCCAATTTTGAAGAGAAGGAAAAAGGGAGTCTTGAAGTTGGGAAATGGGCCGATTTTGTACTGTTTGATCAGGATATAATGAATGTAGATGAAAATCAAATCGTTAAATTAAAACCGACTCAAGTGTTTTTGAAGGGAGTAAAAGTCAAATAA
- a CDS encoding PhzF family phenazine biosynthesis protein, with protein MTLPFYIVDVFAEKKYAGNQLAVFFNADGLSTEEMQKIAREINFAESTFITDILPEKNTAAIRIFTPEHEMQFAGHPIIGTSWVLMNKIVETHPRNFKLSVPIGEIPIQQSDDLVWLQAAQPRFLDVFSKTDIVSFCNLTNADFDDKFPIQEVTTGSAFVIVPLSGIKALESVRFDLGKMNEWLQWHCKTNHRALYFYCFDKGELYSRMFCIENNQLIEDAATGSASTCLQAYLLKYHSTEIKMVNHQGDFINRSSRIYFDGEFSGNNFDIKIGGKTQFIAKGEWEV; from the coding sequence ATGACATTACCCTTTTATATAGTAGATGTTTTTGCAGAAAAAAAATACGCCGGAAATCAATTGGCTGTTTTCTTTAATGCTGATGGATTGAGTACTGAAGAGATGCAAAAAATAGCGCGCGAAATCAACTTTGCAGAAAGTACTTTTATAACTGACATTCTACCTGAAAAAAATACTGCAGCCATTAGAATTTTTACTCCAGAACACGAAATGCAGTTTGCAGGACACCCAATTATAGGAACTTCGTGGGTTTTAATGAATAAAATAGTGGAGACTCATCCACGAAATTTTAAATTGTCGGTGCCAATTGGTGAAATTCCAATTCAACAATCTGACGATTTGGTTTGGTTGCAAGCGGCTCAACCTCGTTTTTTGGATGTTTTCTCCAAAACAGATATTGTGTCTTTTTGTAATCTGACTAATGCCGATTTTGATGATAAATTTCCCATTCAGGAAGTGACTACAGGAAGTGCGTTTGTAATTGTTCCTTTGAGTGGTATAAAGGCTTTAGAAAGTGTGCGTTTTGATTTAGGCAAAATGAATGAGTGGCTGCAATGGCATTGTAAAACCAATCACAGAGCACTGTATTTCTATTGTTTTGATAAAGGAGAGCTTTACAGCAGAATGTTTTGTATCGAAAATAATCAATTGATTGAAGATGCCGCAACAGGCAGCGCCAGTACTTGTTTGCAGGCTTATCTTTTGAAATACCATTCAACAGAAATTAAAATGGTTAATCATCAGGGTGATTTTATCAATAGATCGTCGAGGATCTATTTTGACGGCGAATTTTCCGGAAATAATTTCGATATAAAAATTGGTGGCAAAACGCAATTTATTGCAAAAGGGGAGTGGGAAGTGTAA